TTCCACCAGCTCAGTCGCCTGAACAACTTCTGTTTTCTTTGCAGCGGCCAGAGTCGTGCCGCCCAGGTTGATCGCGTCGATCATCAGGCGGGTCAGATCTTGGCGATGGCCTTGCTTCTTGCGGGTTTTCTTTTTGGGGCGCATCTTGTAGACGATGATTTTGCGGGCCCGCAGATGGCGCAGGACAGTCGCTTCGACGGTTGCCCCAGCCACCAAAGGCTGCCCCACCGAAATTTCGCCGTCGTTTTCAACAAACAGCACCCGATCCAGGGTGACTTTTTCGTTTTCGCCCACATCCAGGCGGTTCACGTCGTAGAACCGGCCCGGCTCTACCCGCAGTTGGGTTCCACTCGTTTCGACAATTGCGTAGGTCATTTTCGTAAAGCGATCGCCGTACAGGCCGCACCAGGGAAAGGC
The Thermoleptolyngbya sichuanensis A183 DNA segment above includes these coding regions:
- the rplU gene encoding 50S ribosomal protein L21: MTYAIVETSGTQLRVEPGRFYDVNRLDVGENEKVTLDRVLFVENDGEISVGQPLVAGATVEATVLRHLRARKIIVYKMRPKKKTRKKQGHRQDLTRLMIDAINLGGTTLAAAKKTEVVQATELVEPAPEPAADDAEA